From Canis lupus dingo isolate Sandy chromosome 24, ASM325472v2, whole genome shotgun sequence, a single genomic window includes:
- the WFDC10B gene encoding protein WFDC10B produces the protein MPTQALLLILLLCMLLLQVQGGYHELKRKPSQKACEKKPSMDLCSNHCSYFLKCPEANAICCPTFCGNVCMSR, from the exons ATGCCAACCCAGGCTCTGCTGCTCATCCTGCTCCTCTGTATGCTGCTGCTGCAAGTCCAGGGAGGGTACCATGAACTGAAGAGGAAGCCAA GTCAAAAGGCCTGTGAGAAGAAGCCCAGCATGGACCTTTGCAGCAAtcattgttcatattttctaaagTGTCCAGAAGCGAACGCTATATGCTGTCCAACCTTCTGTGGGAATGTTTGCATGAGTCGCTAG
- the WFDC13 gene encoding WAP four-disulfide core domain protein 13 has translation MPVLCPPSFSRPLSCVWSNPAVLSQDLPTHPASSMKSALLLQLLLIHLTPQQVPGSPKQHFMKYILEPPPCRSDPGNCTQFCTMQEDCKNGLQCCSAFCGIVCSLNKNINYDRTSHKNIRKVMVQPNLTPKIIGKKEHQIKPKSSRRREIITTKAEINGIEIKKH, from the exons ATGCCTGTGCTTTGCCCTCCTTCATTCTCTCGTCCTCTGAGCTGTGTCTGGTCAAATCCAGCAGTCCTCAGCCAAGACCTACCTACTCATCCTGCCAGCAGCATGAAGTCTGCACTGCTTCTCCAACTCCTATTGATTCACTTAACACCACAGCAGGTGCCTGGGAGCCCCAAGCAACATTTTATGA AGTATATCTTGGAACCCCCACCCTGCAGATCAGATCCTGGAAACTGCACTCAATTCTGTACAATGCAGGAAGATTGCAAAAACGGACTTCAGTGCTGTTCTGCCTTCTGTGGGATAGTCTGTTCATTaaacaagaatataaattatGACAG aacCAGTCACAAGAACATAAGAAAGGTCATggtacaacctaaccttacacctaaaataattggaaaaaaagaacatcaaataaagcctaaatccagcaggagaagagaaataataacaactaaagcagaaatcaatggtatagaaataaaaaaacactag